The following are encoded together in the Periplaneta americana isolate PAMFEO1 chromosome 5, P.americana_PAMFEO1_priV1, whole genome shotgun sequence genome:
- the LOC138699664 gene encoding protein takeout-like, which translates to MRLILLAVTLYLAHGKIIQLPSYFKVCARSDPNFNECALKNGREIIPHLVKGENIFNLPPLDPFEIKEINLSEGQGEGQLNLTLRDVKLHGLKDAYLQNHSTDFDNGHNSVLLTVPQLKVLGTYNISGHILLLPIRGTGNINITLVDTKCMVRYHFTKQNVSGEDHGHIISTKVHLDPKRMYLHLDNLFNGEKRLGNQMNKLLDENWKEVFDEITPHIAASFIEMFRRLANGFAKPIPYDLLFPETLS; encoded by the exons CCTCATACTTCAAAGTCTGCGCACGCTCAGACCCAAACTTCAACGAATGTGCGCTCAAAAATGGCAGAGAAATAATTCCGCACCTCgtcaaag GTGAAAACATATTCAACTTACCCCCACTCGACCCATTCGAGATCAAAGAAATTAACCTGTCGGAGGGACAGGGAGAGGGACAACTGAATCTGACTCTGAGAGACGTCAAGCTGCACGGGTTGAAGGATGCATACTTGCAGAACCACTC AACTGACTTCGATAATGGTCACAATTCAGTGCTGCTTACCGTGCCTCAATTGAAGGTGTTGGGTACCTACAACATATCAGGACACATCCTTCTGCTGCCAATAAGAGGGACAGGAAATATCAACATCACTCTGG TCGATACAAAATGCATGGTCCGATACCATTTCACGAAGCAGAACGTGAGTGGAGAAGACCATGGACATATCATTTCAACGAAAGTTCACTTGGACCCAAAGAGGATGTACCTGCATCTGGACAACCTTTTCAACGGCGAAAAGCGTCTCG GTAACCAAATGAACAAACTTCTGGACGAGAACTGGAAGGAGGTCTTCGACGAGATCACGCCACACATAGCTGCATCATTCATAGAAATGTTTAGACGATTAGCAAATGGTTTTGCTAAACCAATTCCATATGATTTATTATTTCCTGAAACTCTGTCATAA